The Thiomonas sp. FB-Cd genome includes a window with the following:
- a CDS encoding CinA family protein — protein MRPADIAAEPAWQDLVSSAVALRGNLLGRGWMLGCAESCTGGLVAAAMTSIAGSSEWFERGFVTYSNQSKTELLGVPEALLAAHGAVSREVALAMAQGVLAHAPVQAALAVTGIAGPGGGSPDKPVGLVWFGWAWRQGQGVHGEAESVVWPGDRQAVRMAAAHHALAGMQLRLGALKP, from the coding sequence ATGAGACCGGCAGACATCGCGGCTGAGCCTGCGTGGCAAGATCTGGTCAGCAGCGCCGTGGCGCTGCGAGGCAACCTCCTTGGCCGCGGCTGGATGCTCGGCTGCGCCGAGTCGTGCACCGGCGGTCTGGTCGCGGCCGCAATGACCAGCATCGCGGGCTCGAGCGAGTGGTTTGAGCGCGGTTTCGTGACCTACAGCAACCAATCAAAAACCGAGTTGCTGGGGGTGCCCGAAGCCCTGCTTGCCGCGCATGGGGCCGTCAGCCGCGAAGTGGCGCTGGCCATGGCGCAGGGCGTGCTTGCCCATGCGCCCGTGCAAGCGGCGCTGGCCGTTACGGGCATTGCCGGCCCGGGCGGCGGCTCGCCTGATAAGCCGGTTGGCCTTGTCTGGTTCGGCTGGGCCTGGCGCCAGGGGCAGGGCGTGCACGGCGAAGCCGAATCCGTGGTCTGGCCCGGGGACCGGCAGGCCGTGCGCATGGCCGCGGCCCATCATGCCCTGGCAGGTATGCAGTTGAGG
- a CDS encoding phosphatidylglycerophosphatase A gives MNTTTPQPTAHRCDWRFALRNPVHLIALGFGSGLSPVAPGTAGSVFGWASYLVLARLLPPQAWGLVLLASFLLGIWVCGRTARALQTDDPSPVVWDEIVAIWLVLWMLQPAPHTPAAWWVQALGFALFRVFDAVKRGPVGWADRHVKGGLGIMVDDLVAALLTLAVVLGALRLLP, from the coding sequence ATGAACACCACGACGCCTCAACCGACCGCGCACCGCTGCGACTGGCGCTTTGCGCTGCGCAATCCCGTGCATCTCATCGCTCTGGGTTTCGGCTCGGGGCTCTCGCCCGTTGCGCCAGGCACGGCAGGAAGCGTTTTCGGATGGGCGAGCTACCTGGTCCTGGCGCGACTGTTGCCGCCGCAAGCCTGGGGGTTGGTGCTGTTGGCCAGTTTTCTTTTGGGCATCTGGGTGTGCGGGCGCACGGCGCGCGCCTTGCAGACCGATGATCCGTCGCCCGTGGTGTGGGACGAGATTGTCGCGATCTGGCTGGTGCTTTGGATGCTGCAGCCTGCGCCCCACACGCCCGCCGCGTGGTGGGTGCAGGCCCTTGGTTTCGCCCTGTTCCGCGTCTTCGACGCCGTCAAGCGCGGACCCGTGGGTTGGGCCGATCGGCATGTCAAAGGTGGCCTGGGCATCATGGTTGACGATCTGGTTGCTGCACTGCTGACTCTGGCCGTAGTGCTCGGTGCCCTGCGGCTGTTGCCATGA
- the thiL gene encoding thiamine-phosphate kinase gives MSTSLGEFDLIARYFTRPPVRAALGVGDDCALLDVPAGQQLAVSTDMLVEGRHFLPGADPRDLGHKALAVNLSDLAAMGAEPLAFTLALALPKADAAWLGAFSAGLLALADTHGIELVGGDTTKGPLNLCLTVMGLVPPPSALRRDAAREGDSIWVSGTPGDARLALGSIRGEWHLAAKDFDRVRARLDRPSPRVALGLALRGIARAAIDVSDGLLGDLGHVLHASRVGAHIAVDDVPASPALRAQPVERRRMCQLAGGDDYELLFTAPAQQREAVLAAAQAAHTPVACIGQITAAHGLALHDAQGRVVAAHYAAFDHFRSP, from the coding sequence ATGAGCACAAGCCTCGGCGAATTCGATCTCATTGCGCGCTACTTCACGCGTCCGCCGGTGCGCGCAGCCCTCGGTGTGGGTGACGACTGCGCCCTGCTTGACGTCCCAGCGGGCCAGCAGCTTGCCGTGTCCACCGACATGTTGGTCGAAGGCCGCCATTTCTTGCCTGGCGCGGACCCCCGGGATCTGGGCCATAAGGCGCTGGCCGTGAACCTTTCGGACCTGGCCGCCATGGGCGCCGAGCCCCTGGCGTTCACCCTGGCCTTGGCGCTGCCCAAGGCCGACGCAGCCTGGCTTGGGGCGTTCAGCGCGGGATTGCTGGCGCTGGCCGACACGCACGGCATCGAGCTCGTTGGCGGCGATACCACCAAGGGCCCGCTGAATCTGTGCCTCACGGTGATGGGTTTGGTGCCGCCGCCCAGCGCTCTGCGGCGCGATGCGGCGCGTGAGGGCGATTCGATCTGGGTTTCGGGGACGCCCGGTGACGCGCGGCTGGCCCTGGGAAGCATCCGGGGCGAGTGGCACTTGGCAGCCAAGGACTTCGACAGGGTGCGCGCCCGTTTGGACCGACCCTCACCACGCGTGGCCCTGGGGCTTGCGCTGCGCGGGATTGCGCGTGCCGCGATCGATGTCTCGGACGGATTGCTTGGCGACCTAGGGCATGTGCTTCATGCAAGCCGCGTGGGCGCCCACATCGCCGTGGATGACGTTCCCGCAAGCCCCGCGTTGCGTGCGCAGCCCGTCGAGCGTCGCCGGATGTGCCAGCTCGCGGGCGGGGACGATTACGAGTTGCTGTTTACCGCGCCAGCGCAGCAGCGCGAAGCCGTGCTAGCCGCAGCCCAAGCGGCGCACACCCCTGTGGCATGCATTGGTCAGATCACCGCCGCGCATGGCTTGGCCCTGCACGATGCGCAGGGTCGGGTGGTTGCCGCGCATTACGCTGCATTTGACCATTTCCGCTCGCCATGA